The Geobacter sp. AOG2 genome includes a window with the following:
- a CDS encoding glycosyltransferase gives MKLACISYFLPGKENNHGPNSLIYQIIAHRRRDISIDLYLPQEILNKADSERIATIEQDLAVKIHPLCGEQPNLFQRLLSSWWPSGARLHYRIDDLLSRDYDLVWGYPFWTAPYVNRVPARKVISGMDCATLLYLRKVKACVTDHPLQIFRYSLALVMAFLFESIFLRHIKVHVVGRSDQITLKMLGVDSFYIPHPTNPIAMSDHETVRIRSARTVRILVANSLDVFYGSDTVLKWLKALFAIAPRFPGTEFEIVFHKGNAELIKKYLAREKIPNQFKMTFVGWIDNYEEFLLAIDIQIFPLDIGVGTKTSVLTALYMNVICIGTSIACENIETQSAPQHLLRADSPDEFVRQFLEAMTCLQDHTSYPLGYALSPMHSPTSSAADFWERSLS, from the coding sequence ATGAAATTAGCATGCATCTCATATTTTTTACCTGGCAAAGAAAACAATCATGGCCCCAATAGTTTGATCTATCAGATTATTGCGCATAGGCGCAGGGATATTTCGATAGACTTATATTTGCCGCAGGAAATACTTAATAAGGCGGACAGCGAGAGAATTGCTACTATCGAGCAAGATCTCGCTGTAAAGATTCACCCACTATGTGGCGAACAACCGAACTTATTCCAACGACTTTTGTCGTCGTGGTGGCCAAGCGGAGCGAGGTTACATTACAGGATTGATGATCTTCTGAGCCGCGACTACGACCTAGTCTGGGGTTACCCATTTTGGACAGCCCCTTATGTCAATCGGGTCCCGGCAAGAAAGGTCATTTCTGGAATGGACTGCGCGACGTTACTCTACCTTAGGAAGGTAAAGGCCTGCGTAACAGATCACCCTTTGCAGATTTTCAGATACTCTCTAGCACTAGTTATGGCTTTCCTGTTTGAGAGTATATTCTTAAGGCACATAAAAGTACATGTAGTTGGCCGTAGCGATCAGATCACCTTGAAAATGTTGGGCGTCGATTCATTCTATATACCCCATCCCACAAATCCGATCGCAATGAGTGACCATGAGACTGTACGAATTCGTTCAGCGCGAACAGTTCGCATACTGGTTGCAAATTCACTGGACGTGTTCTACGGCAGCGATACCGTTCTCAAATGGTTAAAGGCTCTGTTCGCCATAGCCCCCAGATTTCCAGGTACTGAATTCGAAATCGTCTTTCACAAAGGAAATGCTGAACTAATCAAAAAATACCTGGCGAGAGAGAAGATCCCGAATCAGTTCAAGATGACGTTCGTTGGCTGGATCGATAACTATGAAGAGTTCCTCTTGGCTATCGACATTCAAATCTTTCCGCTAGATATCGGTGTAGGCACGAAAACCTCAGTACTCACTGCGCTATACATGAATGTGATATGCATCGGAACGAGTATTGCGTGTGAGAATATTGAGACTCAGTCCGCTCCGCAACACTTGCTAAGAGCCGACTCTCCCGATGAATTCGTGCGTCAGTTCCTGGAAGCTATGACTTGCCTCCAGGACCACACCAGTTATCCCCTCGGCTATGCTCTGTCTCCAATGCACAGCCCAACATCTAGTGCCGCCGACTTTTGGGAAAGGTCACTCAGCTAA
- a CDS encoding EpsG family protein: MKTIYIVSLVLIALTSFELISKNHRTAVSQRYAWNVIWLAFSLTVFALASFRVGGSDWENYEIVFNLAASSDSLPMAFAKNPLLEPGYVALNYLVAKLGGDRRDLIYIESGITSLGTFLVLTRVPGGAIIVTWLITLTFIGLMPVRQTVAISLVMIAFAATSRKLRLISTLIAPSIHISSIPLLVAKQFGKKHLSRSALTGLALMSAVATYFTTKLLSDKLALYRDEASGLTDLAPGTVIGGKIVTLSFIVLVGYFASKKKQTAPCPSFFDYKILHLITIVSLAMATINPGFIRLTSVFEILYMWIAAENIYYLQNKKIRFFLYSMIAFVVICKLTKISLQFEDIYSVRFFSV; the protein is encoded by the coding sequence ATGAAGACCATTTATATAGTCTCGCTGGTTCTAATAGCACTTACGTCGTTTGAACTGATTTCAAAAAATCATCGCACGGCGGTGAGTCAACGCTATGCCTGGAACGTAATTTGGTTGGCCTTTTCATTGACAGTGTTTGCGTTGGCCTCATTTCGCGTAGGTGGCAGTGACTGGGAGAACTATGAAATTGTTTTCAATCTCGCTGCATCATCTGACTCTTTGCCCATGGCGTTCGCCAAAAACCCGTTGTTGGAGCCCGGCTACGTTGCTCTTAACTATCTGGTTGCAAAGCTTGGAGGCGATCGTAGAGACTTGATCTACATCGAGTCCGGTATCACATCTCTGGGCACTTTCCTTGTCCTAACCAGAGTTCCTGGCGGGGCAATAATAGTAACTTGGTTGATTACTCTAACATTTATTGGACTCATGCCAGTTCGGCAAACCGTTGCAATCTCGTTAGTGATGATTGCATTCGCGGCAACATCCAGAAAGCTTCGGCTTATCTCTACACTGATAGCGCCAAGCATTCACATTTCTTCGATTCCGTTGTTGGTAGCGAAGCAGTTCGGAAAAAAACACTTAAGCAGATCTGCACTCACTGGTCTTGCATTAATGAGCGCTGTAGCCACTTATTTTACGACGAAGCTTTTGAGCGATAAGTTGGCTCTGTATCGCGATGAGGCCAGCGGGTTGACCGATCTTGCCCCAGGGACTGTCATCGGCGGCAAGATTGTCACGCTCTCGTTTATCGTCCTAGTTGGGTACTTTGCATCTAAAAAAAAGCAAACGGCACCTTGTCCAAGTTTTTTTGATTACAAGATTCTGCATCTTATAACTATCGTCTCACTCGCAATGGCAACTATCAATCCAGGATTTATCAGATTGACTTCTGTATTTGAGATTCTCTACATGTGGATAGCGGCGGAAAACATTTATTATTTGCAGAACAAAAAAATTAGATTTTTTTTATACTCAATGATCGCTTTTGTAGTAATCTGCAAACTTACTAAAATATCGCTGCAGTTTGAAGATATCTACAGCGTTCGCTTTTTTAGCGTTTAA
- a CDS encoding NAD-dependent epimerase, giving the protein MSKILVTGAAGFIGFHLTKRLLARGDEVIGLDNLNDYYDVKLKHDRLKQLEGQPGFRFVKGSLEDRGAIEKLFSDERFDTVVNLAAQAGVRYSLQNPHAYIDSNITGFMNILEGCRHNNVKHLVYASSSSVYGANTRMPFSVHHNVDHPVSLYAATKKANELMAHTYSSLYGIPTTGLRFFTVYGPWGRPDMALFLFTKAILAGKPIDVFNHGKMQRDFTFIDDIVEGVMRVTDTTPVPSLSWCGDEPDPGTSYAPYRIYNIGNNNPIELMHFIEVLEECLGKQAQKNLLPIQAGDVPATYADVDDLMKDVGFRPATSLKEGISRFVEWYRGYYPIAT; this is encoded by the coding sequence ATGTCTAAGATTCTCGTAACCGGTGCTGCGGGCTTTATCGGCTTTCACCTCACAAAGCGCCTGTTGGCGAGGGGCGACGAGGTCATTGGCCTCGACAACCTGAACGACTACTACGATGTCAAACTCAAGCACGACCGGCTCAAGCAACTGGAAGGGCAACCGGGCTTCCGGTTCGTCAAAGGCTCTCTTGAGGACCGCGGAGCCATCGAGAAGCTTTTTTCCGACGAACGTTTCGACACGGTTGTGAACCTGGCCGCCCAGGCCGGGGTACGCTACTCCCTCCAGAATCCCCACGCCTACATCGACAGCAACATCACAGGCTTCATGAACATCCTGGAGGGGTGCCGCCACAACAACGTCAAACACCTCGTCTATGCCTCGTCAAGCTCGGTCTACGGCGCCAACACCCGGATGCCCTTTTCCGTGCACCATAACGTGGACCACCCGGTTTCCCTGTACGCCGCCACCAAGAAGGCCAACGAGTTGATGGCCCATACCTATTCCAGCCTCTACGGCATCCCCACCACCGGCCTGCGCTTCTTTACCGTCTATGGCCCCTGGGGCAGGCCCGATATGGCCCTGTTCCTCTTCACCAAGGCGATCCTGGCGGGCAAACCGATCGACGTCTTCAACCACGGCAAGATGCAACGGGATTTTACCTTTATCGACGATATCGTAGAAGGTGTGATGCGGGTCACAGACACCACCCCGGTTCCCAGCCTATCATGGTGCGGCGACGAGCCTGACCCCGGCACCAGCTACGCCCCCTACAGGATCTACAACATCGGCAACAACAACCCGATAGAACTGATGCACTTTATCGAGGTGCTTGAGGAGTGCCTGGGCAAACAGGCGCAAAAGAACCTGCTGCCCATACAGGCCGGAGATGTACCGGCGACCTATGCCGATGTGGATGATCTGATGAAGGATGTGGGATTCAGGCCGGCCACCTCGCTCAAGGAAGGGATTAGTAGGTTTGTGGAGTGGTACCGGGGGTATTACCCGATTGCGACTTAA
- the gmd gene encoding GDP-mannose 4,6-dehydratase translates to MKRALITGITGQDGSYLAELLLAKGYEVHGMIRRSSSFNTGRINHIYRDPHEKDVRLFLHYGDLNDASSINTLLRTIQPDEIYNLGAQSHVRVSFDVPEYTGEVDALGAVRILEGIRETGLNTKFYQASSSELYGKVVETPQRETTPFYPRSPYACAKAYAFYITVNYRESYNMYACNGILFNHESPRRGETFVTRKITRAAARIKLGIQDCLYLGNLDAKRDWGFAGDYVEAMWLMMQQDQADDYVIATGETWSVRTFAEKVFERLGMPLAWQGSGVDETGIDTSSGRVAIRIDPKYFRPAEVDLLLGDPGKARRQLGWELKTSFGQLVNMMTDADLEQAEREKRADG, encoded by the coding sequence ATGAAACGGGCACTCATCACCGGCATCACGGGCCAGGACGGTTCCTATCTGGCAGAATTACTCTTGGCGAAAGGCTACGAAGTCCACGGCATGATCCGGCGCTCCTCATCCTTCAACACCGGCCGCATCAACCACATCTACCGCGACCCGCACGAAAAGGATGTGCGTCTGTTCCTCCATTACGGCGACCTAAACGACGCCAGCTCCATCAACACCCTGCTGCGCACCATCCAGCCGGACGAGATCTACAATCTGGGCGCCCAAAGCCACGTGCGCGTCTCCTTTGACGTCCCCGAGTACACCGGCGAAGTGGACGCCCTGGGTGCGGTGCGTATTCTGGAAGGTATCCGCGAAACCGGCCTCAACACGAAATTCTACCAGGCATCGTCCTCGGAACTGTACGGCAAGGTGGTGGAGACCCCCCAGAGGGAAACCACGCCGTTCTATCCCCGCTCACCCTATGCCTGCGCCAAGGCCTATGCCTTCTACATCACGGTGAACTACCGCGAAAGCTACAACATGTACGCCTGCAACGGCATCCTGTTCAACCACGAATCCCCCCGCCGGGGCGAGACCTTCGTCACCCGCAAGATCACCCGCGCCGCAGCCCGCATCAAGCTGGGCATACAGGATTGCCTCTACCTGGGCAACCTGGACGCCAAGCGCGACTGGGGATTTGCCGGCGACTACGTGGAGGCCATGTGGCTGATGATGCAGCAGGACCAGGCCGACGACTACGTCATCGCCACCGGCGAGACCTGGTCGGTGCGCACCTTTGCCGAAAAAGTCTTCGAGCGTCTCGGCATGCCGCTGGCATGGCAGGGAAGCGGTGTCGATGAAACGGGAATCGACACGTCGAGCGGCCGGGTAGCAATCCGGATCGACCCCAAATACTTCCGTCCCGCCGAGGTGGACCTGCTCCTGGGAGACCCGGGCAAGGCACGGCGGCAACTGGGCTGGGAGCTGAAGACAAGCTTCGGCCAGCTCGTAAACATGATGACCGATGCCGACCTGGAACAGGCGGAGCGGGAAAAGCGGGCCGATGGTTAA
- the cls gene encoding cardiolipin synthase produces MNHIFIILFAFCAGLLSLATAGHALLHKRDSRSALGWMSISLTLPLLGPFLYWCLGVNRISRRARQWQESGRRLSGSEINPFAEPDDETVHLPQPATHLNDLRVLGDRVARTRLREGNRITPLVNGEEAYPAMLAAIGRAEDSINLSSYIFDADGIGAEFISALQNAARRGVEVRVIIDALGEKYSRRSPRTALAGTEVHLVRYLPLRHGAYINLRNHRKLLIIDGREAFTGGMNIRSRHQPSSVDMATAIHDLHFSVQGPVVADLQSTFLEDWYFVTGERLDAPSFFPSLESWGNALARSISDGPDKEFRKLEHIIMGALSCAKKSVRIMTPYFVPDRPMIAALITTALRGVDVRIVLPGLNNLPFVHWATRGLLWELLANGIRVFYQPPPFVHTKLFLVDDVWSLLGSANLDPRSLRLNFELNLSVFDEDFAAGLNRHFEQAFATSCEVTQEELDGRPLPVRLRDNCARLFSPYL; encoded by the coding sequence ATGAACCATATCTTCATTATCCTGTTCGCCTTCTGTGCCGGCCTGCTCTCGTTGGCCACGGCCGGCCACGCCCTGCTCCACAAACGCGATTCCCGCTCGGCCCTGGGCTGGATGAGCATAAGCCTGACCCTACCGCTGCTCGGACCGTTCCTTTACTGGTGTCTCGGAGTGAACCGCATATCCCGCCGGGCGCGGCAATGGCAGGAAAGCGGCCGTAGACTCAGCGGAAGCGAGATAAACCCGTTCGCAGAGCCTGACGACGAAACCGTGCATCTCCCTCAGCCCGCGACGCATTTGAACGATCTACGCGTACTGGGGGACCGGGTGGCACGAACCAGGCTGAGGGAGGGAAACCGCATCACCCCCCTGGTTAATGGGGAAGAGGCTTATCCGGCCATGCTGGCGGCTATCGGGCGGGCAGAGGACAGTATCAATCTGAGCAGCTACATATTCGACGCCGACGGCATCGGTGCCGAATTCATAAGCGCCCTCCAGAATGCGGCGCGACGCGGCGTCGAGGTTCGGGTCATCATCGATGCCCTGGGGGAAAAGTACAGCCGCCGCTCCCCCCGCACGGCGCTGGCAGGCACCGAAGTGCATCTGGTCCGTTACCTCCCCCTGCGGCATGGCGCCTACATCAACCTGCGCAACCACCGCAAACTGCTCATCATCGACGGGCGCGAGGCCTTCACCGGCGGCATGAATATCCGCAGCCGCCATCAGCCGTCCTCTGTCGACATGGCGACCGCCATCCACGACCTGCACTTTTCCGTCCAGGGTCCGGTTGTGGCCGACCTGCAAAGTACCTTTCTGGAGGACTGGTATTTCGTGACCGGCGAGCGATTGGACGCACCCTCATTTTTCCCCAGTCTGGAGTCCTGGGGAAACGCCCTCGCCCGCTCCATAAGCGACGGCCCGGACAAAGAATTCCGCAAACTTGAGCACATCATAATGGGGGCGCTCTCCTGTGCCAAAAAGTCAGTACGCATCATGACCCCCTACTTCGTCCCCGACCGACCAATGATCGCAGCACTGATCACCACCGCCCTTCGAGGGGTGGACGTGCGCATCGTCCTGCCCGGCCTCAACAACCTGCCGTTTGTCCACTGGGCCACCCGGGGGCTCTTATGGGAACTTCTGGCTAACGGCATCAGGGTTTTCTACCAGCCGCCGCCGTTCGTCCATACCAAGCTGTTTCTGGTGGATGACGTCTGGTCGCTGCTCGGTTCGGCTAACCTCGACCCCCGCAGTCTGCGTCTCAATTTCGAACTTAACCTGAGCGTCTTCGATGAAGATTTTGCCGCCGGACTCAACCGGCACTTTGAGCAGGCGTTCGCCACGTCTTGCGAGGTCACACAGGAGGAACTCGACGGTCGCCCCCTGCCCGTCAGGTTGCGGGATAATTGCGCGCGGCTCTTCTCCCCCTACCTGTAG
- a CDS encoding Rieske (2Fe-2S) protein, translating into MIPVAKINEVPNFGKKVVSVSGREILLVNIKGVFFACENECPHQASPLTAAVVKDGSISCPRHGYRFNLADGRCADHPELTLQTFPVQISGEDILIDPA; encoded by the coding sequence ATGATACCGGTGGCAAAAATTAACGAGGTCCCCAACTTCGGCAAAAAGGTGGTCTCCGTCTCAGGCCGGGAAATACTTCTGGTCAATATCAAAGGGGTTTTCTTTGCCTGTGAAAACGAATGCCCCCATCAGGCTTCGCCCCTGACCGCGGCCGTGGTGAAGGATGGCTCCATCTCCTGCCCGCGCCACGGTTATCGCTTTAACCTGGCCGACGGCAGATGCGCGGACCATCCCGAGTTAACCCTGCAGACCTTTCCCGTCCAAATCAGTGGAGAAGACATCCTCATCGACCCGGCCTGA
- a CDS encoding P-II family nitrogen regulator codes for MKLIEAIIKPFKLDEVKDALNEIGIEGITVSEVKGFGRQKGHTELYRGAEYVVDFIPKIKLEIAVSDDLVGKVVETIENTAKTGRIGDGKIFILSLDDAVRIRTGEKGTDAV; via the coding sequence ATGAAACTTATCGAGGCAATCATAAAACCCTTCAAGCTTGACGAAGTGAAAGATGCCCTCAATGAAATCGGCATCGAGGGTATCACCGTCAGCGAGGTCAAGGGCTTCGGCCGCCAGAAAGGGCATACCGAACTTTACCGTGGCGCCGAGTATGTCGTTGATTTTATACCGAAGATCAAGCTTGAGATCGCGGTCAGCGACGATTTGGTCGGCAAGGTTGTTGAAACCATCGAGAATACTGCGAAAACAGGAAGAATTGGCGATGGCAAGATTTTTATCCTGTCACTGGATGACGCGGTCAGGATCAGAACCGGCGAAAAGGGTACCGACGCGGTCTAG
- a CDS encoding ammonium transporter codes for MKLKICLLAVMIFILTGLLSISAMAEEKKDEAPAAPAASSAPAAATPAPAAAAPAAPAPEVKNDPSGANTGVASDIVGGSANAPTQEEIDKLGKSEPLAAKVADVVGHNKISINFVWTLVCGFLVMFMQAGFAMAETGFTRAKNAGHTMAMNFMVYGLGLLGYWICGFALQMGGVGGIATLGGAKALSSEFTVHLFGKDFGLFGTTGFFLGNKVYDASIFALFLFQMVFMDTTATIPTGSMAERWNMKSFFVYGFFVSGIIYPLYANWVWGGGWLSQLGNMFGLGHGHVDFAGSSVVHLTGGVCALAGAIVLGPRIGKFNKDGSANPIPGHHVPMAIVGCFILAFGWFGFNAGSTLAGTDLRIAVVATNTMLAGAAGAVSSWIFMWIRYGKPDISMSANGLLAGLVAITAPCAFVTAPVSVLIGAIAGILCCLSVFFVERVLKVDDPVGAVSVHGTNGAWGVLALGLFADGSYGDGFNGVKGTVTGLFYGDSGQFFAQCIGTLTNIVYVFIISYVFFKVLDMVVGLRVPKDQELEGLDQHEVAVSAYPDFNLRHLPLSGAHHEKVEK; via the coding sequence ATGAAACTGAAGATATGTCTGCTAGCTGTTATGATTTTTATCCTGACCGGGCTCCTCTCGATCTCGGCCATGGCCGAGGAGAAGAAGGATGAGGCCCCGGCAGCCCCTGCCGCCTCGTCTGCTCCCGCGGCCGCGACGCCTGCCCCGGCGGCGGCAGCTCCCGCTGCTCCTGCCCCGGAGGTCAAAAATGACCCCTCCGGCGCCAACACCGGTGTCGCCAGCGACATCGTGGGCGGGTCGGCCAATGCCCCCACCCAGGAAGAGATCGACAAGCTCGGCAAGAGCGAGCCGCTGGCCGCCAAGGTGGCCGATGTGGTCGGTCATAACAAGATATCCATCAACTTTGTGTGGACCCTGGTCTGCGGCTTCCTGGTCATGTTCATGCAGGCCGGCTTTGCCATGGCGGAGACCGGCTTCACCCGGGCCAAGAACGCCGGCCATACCATGGCCATGAACTTCATGGTCTATGGTCTGGGTCTGCTCGGTTACTGGATCTGCGGCTTTGCCCTGCAGATGGGCGGGGTCGGCGGTATTGCCACCCTGGGTGGCGCCAAGGCGCTGAGCAGTGAATTCACCGTCCACCTGTTCGGCAAGGACTTCGGTCTGTTCGGCACCACCGGTTTCTTCCTCGGCAACAAGGTTTATGACGCATCCATATTCGCCCTGTTCCTGTTCCAGATGGTCTTCATGGACACTACCGCCACCATCCCCACCGGTTCCATGGCTGAACGCTGGAACATGAAATCCTTCTTCGTCTACGGTTTCTTCGTATCGGGCATCATCTACCCGCTCTATGCCAACTGGGTCTGGGGCGGCGGCTGGCTCTCCCAACTCGGCAATATGTTCGGACTTGGCCATGGCCATGTGGACTTCGCCGGTTCTTCCGTCGTTCACCTGACCGGCGGTGTGTGCGCCCTGGCCGGGGCCATAGTGCTCGGCCCCCGCATCGGCAAGTTCAATAAGGACGGTTCCGCCAACCCGATTCCCGGACATCATGTCCCCATGGCGATCGTTGGCTGCTTCATCCTGGCCTTCGGCTGGTTCGGCTTCAACGCCGGTTCCACCCTGGCCGGTACCGATCTCCGCATCGCCGTGGTCGCCACCAACACCATGCTGGCCGGTGCTGCCGGTGCCGTCTCTTCCTGGATATTCATGTGGATACGCTACGGCAAGCCTGATATCTCCATGAGCGCCAACGGGCTGCTGGCCGGTCTGGTTGCCATCACCGCCCCCTGCGCCTTCGTCACCGCTCCCGTGTCGGTCCTCATCGGCGCCATTGCCGGTATTCTCTGCTGCCTCAGCGTCTTCTTCGTGGAGCGTGTCCTGAAGGTTGACGATCCGGTCGGTGCGGTTTCGGTGCACGGCACCAACGGCGCCTGGGGCGTGCTGGCCCTTGGTCTCTTCGCCGACGGCAGCTACGGCGACGGTTTCAACGGCGTAAAAGGGACGGTAACCGGGCTCTTCTACGGCGACTCCGGACAGTTCTTCGCCCAGTGCATCGGGACCCTGACGAATATCGTCTATGTCTTCATCATCTCCTATGTGTTCTTCAAGGTGCTCGATATGGTTGTCGGTCTGCGTGTTCCCAAGGATCAGGAACTGGAAGGCCTTGACCAGCATGAGGTTGCGGTTTCGGCCTATCCCGACTTCAATCTGCGTCATCTGCCCCTGAGTGGCGCGCATCACGAAAAGGTCGAGAAATAA
- a CDS encoding P-II family nitrogen regulator, which produces MKLVEAIIKPFKLDEVKDALNDIGIEGITVSEVKGYGRQKGHTELYRGAEYVVDFIPKIKLEIVIADELVPKVVETIETAAKTGRIGDGKIFVIPLEEAVRIRTGEKGNDAV; this is translated from the coding sequence ATGAAGCTTGTCGAGGCAATCATCAAACCGTTCAAGCTGGACGAAGTGAAAGACGCGCTCAACGATATCGGTATCGAAGGCATCACCGTCTCCGAAGTCAAGGGTTATGGCCGCCAGAAGGGCCACACCGAACTCTACCGCGGCGCCGAATATGTGGTGGATTTCATCCCCAAGATCAAACTGGAGATCGTTATCGCGGATGAGTTGGTCCCCAAGGTCGTCGAAACCATCGAAACCGCGGCCAAAACCGGGAGAATCGGCGACGGCAAGATATTCGTTATCCCTCTGGAGGAGGCGGTGCGTATCCGTACCGGTGAAAAGGGCAACGACGCGGTATAA
- a CDS encoding ammonium transporter encodes MAEETTAPAASPAATAAAPSAAAPAAMATPAAPATPPDVKPVLNTGDTAWMLVSSALVLLMIPGLALFYGGMVRQKNVLSTMMHSFVAMGIVGVQWAVIGYSLAFAPDLGGGLVGNFSKFMLNGLIIMKDAASGTVDWALFQNYTKEPGAIPELVFAMYQAMFAMITVALVSGALAERVKFSAYCLFVLLWTTLVYDPLAHWVWMTDGWLFKKGALDFAGGTVVHLSSGISALAFLVFLGKRHGYPHERMAPHNLPLTLLGVGLLWFGWFGFNAGSAIVGANNSDAAGGLAALAFATTTIAPAAAGLSWMIAEWIHAGKPSALGFGSGVVAGLVVITPAAGFVQPGAALLMGAAAGIICYLGVLMKAKLKYDDSLDAFGVHGIGGTFGAILTGVFATVGATGLLAGNAKQLMIQLIAVVAAGAYAFVVTLIISFVLDKTIGLRVEKEDEIIGLDQTQHSEAGYNM; translated from the coding sequence ATGGCCGAAGAGACAACGGCCCCGGCAGCGTCACCGGCAGCAACCGCAGCGGCCCCTTCGGCAGCGGCTCCGGCCGCCATGGCGACGCCGGCCGCTCCGGCCACGCCGCCCGACGTCAAGCCGGTGCTGAACACCGGCGACACCGCCTGGATGCTGGTTTCCTCGGCCCTGGTGCTCTTGATGATCCCCGGCCTGGCCCTCTTCTACGGCGGCATGGTCCGTCAGAAGAACGTGCTCTCCACCATGATGCATTCCTTTGTGGCCATGGGCATCGTCGGCGTCCAGTGGGCGGTCATCGGCTATTCGCTCGCCTTTGCCCCCGACCTTGGGGGCGGCCTGGTGGGTAACTTCAGCAAGTTCATGCTGAACGGCCTGATCATCATGAAGGATGCGGCCAGCGGCACGGTGGACTGGGCCCTGTTCCAGAACTACACCAAGGAGCCGGGCGCAATCCCCGAGTTGGTCTTCGCCATGTACCAGGCCATGTTCGCCATGATCACCGTGGCCCTCGTCTCCGGCGCCCTGGCGGAACGCGTCAAGTTCTCGGCCTACTGTCTGTTCGTCCTGCTGTGGACCACGCTGGTCTATGACCCCCTGGCTCACTGGGTCTGGATGACCGACGGCTGGCTCTTCAAGAAGGGAGCCCTGGACTTTGCCGGCGGTACGGTCGTCCATCTCTCCTCCGGTATCTCCGCGCTGGCTTTCCTGGTGTTTCTCGGCAAGCGTCACGGCTACCCCCACGAGCGCATGGCTCCCCATAACCTGCCGCTGACCCTGCTGGGCGTCGGCCTGCTCTGGTTCGGCTGGTTCGGGTTCAATGCCGGTTCCGCGATTGTCGGCGCCAACAACTCCGACGCGGCCGGTGGCCTGGCCGCCCTGGCCTTCGCCACCACCACCATCGCCCCGGCCGCCGCCGGCCTCTCCTGGATGATCGCCGAATGGATCCATGCCGGCAAACCCAGCGCCCTGGGCTTCGGTTCGGGTGTCGTGGCCGGTCTGGTCGTCATCACCCCGGCCGCCGGTTTCGTGCAGCCGGGCGCAGCCCTGCTCATGGGTGCTGCGGCGGGTATCATCTGCTACCTGGGCGTGCTGATGAAAGCCAAGCTGAAATACGACGACTCCCTTGATGCCTTCGGCGTGCACGGCATCGGCGGGACCTTCGGCGCCATCCTGACCGGCGTCTTCGCCACCGTCGGCGCGACCGGCCTCCTGGCCGGCAATGCCAAGCAACTCATGATCCAGTTGATCGCCGTTGTGGCCGCGGGCGCCTATGCCTTCGTCGTCACCCTGATCATCTCGTTCGTTCTCGACAAGACCATCGGCCTGCGTGTGGAAAAAGAAGACGAGATCATAGGCCTCGACCAGACGCAGCATTCCGAAGCAGGCTACAATATGTAA
- a CDS encoding sensor histidine kinase — translation MKTLADKHNNDNINEELLKQMAYNEKMAELGRISSGVVHELNAPLSVITSAAQLILREKEVPEFVREMVGRIRSEAQRLSQLTRGLLNFSRQDEATEETDINLAVEFILDFLLYEAAKRGVTVLRNLDYHLQAIRMDGNLLKQILLNIIMNSLQAMEDGGGRLLVETSANSEGEVQIVIADTGPGIPEDVQKRIFEPYFTTKKPGEGTGLGLFVTKTLVENMGGRIEVRSRRNRGTSFTVTFVVKDAE, via the coding sequence ATGAAGACCCTGGCAGACAAGCATAATAACGACAACATCAATGAAGAACTGCTCAAACAGATGGCTTATAACGAAAAAATGGCCGAATTGGGGAGGATTTCGTCAGGTGTTGTCCACGAACTGAACGCCCCCCTCTCCGTGATTACCTCAGCTGCCCAGTTGATCCTGCGGGAGAAGGAGGTACCCGAATTCGTCCGCGAAATGGTCGGCCGCATCAGGTCCGAAGCTCAGCGCCTCTCGCAGTTGACGCGCGGCTTGCTCAATTTCAGCAGGCAGGACGAGGCCACGGAGGAGACGGACATCAACCTGGCGGTCGAGTTCATCCTCGACTTCCTTCTGTACGAGGCGGCCAAGCGCGGCGTCACCGTGTTGCGCAATCTGGATTATCACTTGCAGGCGATCAGGATGGACGGCAACCTGCTCAAGCAGATCCTGCTCAATATCATCATGAATTCCCTGCAGGCCATGGAGGATGGGGGCGGAAGGCTCCTGGTCGAAACCTCCGCCAATTCCGAGGGAGAGGTGCAGATCGTCATCGCCGATACCGGGCCCGGCATACCGGAGGACGTGCAAAAGAGGATCTTCGAACCGTATTTCACCACCAAGAAACCGGGGGAGGGGACCGGACTTGGGCTGTTCGTGACAAAGACACTGGTGGAAAACATGGGGGGGCGGATCGAGGTGCGCAGCCGCCGCAACCGGGGGACATCGTTCACCGTGACCTTTGTCGTGAAGGACGCGGAGTGA